A section of the Papio anubis isolate 15944 chromosome 16, Panubis1.0, whole genome shotgun sequence genome encodes:
- the CABLES2 gene encoding CDK5 and ABL1 enzyme substrate 2, protein MAAAAAGGAPGPAPGSARPPPPAAPTSAARAPPQALRRRGDSRRRQAALFFLNNISLDGRPPSLGPGGEKPPPPPAEAREPPAPPPPEPPAGLPGLPARTPAPQGLLSPTQAPTGLGLDGQRQRKRVTSQRCSLEFLEDAVGCAPAQRTKHTSGSPRHKGLKKTHFIKNMRQYDTRNSRIVLICAKRSLCAAFSVLPYGEGLRISDLRVDSQKQRHPSGGVSVSSEMVFELEGVELGADGKVVSYAKFLYPTNALVTHKTDSHGLLPTPRPSVPRTLPGSRHKPAPTKSAAASTELGSDVGDTLEYNPNLLDDPQWPCGKHKRVLIFASYMTTVIEYVKPSDLKKDMNETFREKFPHVKLTLSKIRSLKREMRSLSEECSLEPVTVAMAYVYFEKLVLQGKLSKQNRKLCAGACVLLAAKISSDLRKSGVKQLIDKLEERFRFNRRDLIGFEFTVLVALELALYLPENQVLPHYRRLTQQF, encoded by the exons ATGGCCGCGGCCGCGGCCGGTGGAGCCCCGGGCCCAGCCCCCGGCTCCGCCAGGCCCCCGCCTCCCGCTGCGCCGACTTCGGCCGCTCGGGCCCCGCCGCAGGCGCTGCGGAGGCGCGGGGACTCGCGGCGCCGCCAGGCCGCGCTCTTCTTCCTCAACAACATCTCCCTGGACGGGCGGCCTCCGAGCCTGGGCCCGGGCGGAGAGAAACCCCCACCGCCGCCCGCCGAGGCCCGCGAACCGccagcgccgccgccgccggagCCCCCCGCCGGCCTGCCCGGGCTGCCCGCCAGGACCCCCGCGCCCCAGGGCCTGCTCAGCCCCACGCAGGCGCCCACAGGCCTCGGCCTGGACGGGCAGCGCCAGAG GAAGCGAGTCACGTCCCAACGCTGCTCCCTGGAGTTTCTGGAAGATGCCGTGGGATGTGCTCCAGCACAGAG AACCAAACACACATCTGGATCACCAAGACACAAAGGCCTGAAGAAGACCCACTTCATCAAGAACATGAGGCAGTACGACACCAGGAACAGCAG GATTGTGCTCATCTGTGCCAAGCGGTCCCTGTGTGCGGCCTTCTCGGTCCTGCCCTATGGGGAAGGCCTGCGGATCAG TGACCTGAGGGTGGACAGCCAGAAGCAGAGGCACCCGTCCGGTGGTGTCTCTGTGTCTTCCGAGATGGTCTTTGAGCTGGAAGGTGTGGAGCTGGGAGCAGATGGGAAG GTCGTGTCTTATGCGAAGTTCCTGTACCCCACCAACGCCCTGGTCACACACAAGACTGACAGCCATGGCCTGCTACCCACACCTCGGCCCAGTGTCCCCCGGACTCTGCCAGGGTCAAGACATAAACCTGCCCCCACCAAGTCAGCAGCAGCCAGCACAGAACTAG GGAGCGATGTGGGGGACACCCTGGAGTACAACCCCAACCTCCTGGATGACCCGCAGTGGCCCTGCGGCAAGCACAAGCGCGTCCTCATCTTTGCGTCTTACATG ACCACAGTGATAGAATACGTGAAGCCCTCAGACCTCAAAAAGGACATGAACGAGACCTTCAGGGAGAAATTCCCACACGTCAAACTGACGCTGAGCAAAATCAGGAG CTTAAAGCGGGAGATGCGGAGCCTGTCGGAGGAGTGCAGCCTGGAGCCCGTGACGGTGGCCATGGCCTACGTGTACTTTGAGAAGCTGGTCCTGCAGGGCAAGCTCAGCAAACAGAACCGCAAGCTGTGCGCCGGCGCCTGCGTGCTACTGGCCGCCAAGATCAGCAGTGACCTGCGCAAGAGCGGCGTGAAGCAGCTCATTGAT AAGTTAGAAGAAAGGTTTCGATTCAACAGGCGTGACCTGATCGGGTTTGAGTTCACAGTGCTCGTGGCCTTGGAGCTGGCCCTGTATCTTCCCGAGAACCAAGTGTTACCTCATTACAGGCGCCTCACCCAGCAGTTCTAG
- the RPS21 gene encoding 40S ribosomal protein S21 isoform X1, whose protein sequence is MQNDAGEFVDLYVPRKCSASNRIIGAKDHASIQMNVAEVDKVTGRFNGQFKTYAICGAIRRMVSVPWALLITSGHRGLDPALPCAFECVMVPE, encoded by the exons ATGCAGAACGACGCCGGCGAGTTCGTGGACCTGTACGTGCCGCGGAAATG CTCCGCTAGCAACCGCATCATCGGTGCCAAGGACCACGCATCCATCCAGATGAACGTGGCCGAG gttgACAAGGTCACAGGCAGGTTTAATGGCCAGTTTAAAACTTATGCTATCTGCGGGGCCATTCGTAGGATGGTGAGTGTTCCCTGGGCTTTGCTCATCACTTCGGGACATCGTGGACTTGACCCTGCTTTACCCTGCGCATTTGAGTGTGTGATGGTGCCTGAGTAG
- the RPS21 gene encoding 40S ribosomal protein S21 isoform X2: MQNDAGEFVDLYVPRKCSASNRIIGAKDHASIQMNVAEVDKVTGRFNGQFKTYAICGAIRRMGESDDSILRLAKADGIVSKNF; the protein is encoded by the exons ATGCAGAACGACGCCGGCGAGTTCGTGGACCTGTACGTGCCGCGGAAATG CTCCGCTAGCAACCGCATCATCGGTGCCAAGGACCACGCATCCATCCAGATGAACGTGGCCGAG gttgACAAGGTCACAGGCAGGTTTAATGGCCAGTTTAAAACTTATGCTATCTGCGGGGCCATTCGTAGGATG ggtGAGTCAGATGATTCCATTCTCCGATTGGCCAAGGCCGATGGCATCGTCTCAAA GAACTTTTGA